The Streptomyces cyaneogriseus subsp. noncyanogenus region CGGCTACCGGCTGCGCACCAACCCGCGCCCGACCGTCGACGGCGACTCCTTCGGCCACGACGGCGCCGGCGGCTCCGCCAACCAGGCGTGGCCGCGCGCGGCGGCCGGGGTCAGCTACATCATGAACCGGCTGATCGCGCTCGGCCCCGACGACAAGCGCGCCTCCTCGCTGGTGAAGGCCGTGGCCGGGGCGATGGCCGCGCAGAACATCGGCGGCACCCGGTGAGCGGCGACGGCATACGGCTGCTCACGCCCGACGGCGAGCGCGTGCCGCACCCCGACTACCCGTCGGACGCCGGGCCGGAGGAACTGCGCGCGCTCTACCGGGACATGGCCCTGGCCCGCCGCGTGGACGCCGAGGGGGTCACCCTGCAACGCCAGGGCGAACTGGGCCTGTGGCCCTCCCTGCTCGGCCAGGAGGCGGCGCAGGTCGGTTCGGTACGCGCGCTGCGCGAGGGCGACCGGGTCTTCCCGAGCTACCGCGAACACGCCGTCGCGCTGGGCCGCGGGGTCGATCCGCTGGCCCTCATGCGGCTGTTCCGCGGGGTCGACCACGGGGCCTGGGACCCGGAGGCGCACGACTTCCACCTGTACACGCTGGTCATCGGCTCCCAGACGCTGCACGCCACCGGTTACGCCTGCGGGATGGCCAAGGACGGCGCGGACGCGGCGGTCATCGTCTACTTCGGCGACGGCGCGACCAGCCAGGGCGACGTGTCGGAGGCGTTCAACTTCGCCGCCGTGTGGGACGCCCCGGTCGTGTTCTTCTGCCAGAACAACCAGTGGGCGATCTCCGAGCCCAACGAGCGCCAGACCCGCGTCCCGCTGCACCAGCGGGCCCAGGGCTTCGGCTTCCCCGGGGTGCGGGTGGACGGCAACGACGTGCTCGCCGTGCAGGCGGTCACCCGGGCCGCCCTCGACCACGCGCGTTCGGGCCGCGGACCGTTCCTGATCGAGGCGTTCACCTACCGGATGGGCGCCCACACCACCTCGGACGACCCCTCCCGGTACCGGGACGCGGCCGAGGTGGAGAGCTGGCGGGCCAAGGACCCGCTGCTGCGGCTGGAGCGCCTGCTGCGCCGCGAGGGCGCGGCCGACGACGCCTTCTTCGCCGAGGTGGCGGTGGCCGGCGAGGCGCTGGCCGCCCGGGTCCGGGAGGGCGTGCGCGCCATGGCCTCCCCCGCCCCCGAGGAGATGTTCGACCACGTCTACGCGGAGGCCCACACGGGGGTGGACCGCGAACGCGCCGCGTTCGCGGCCTACCAGGCGGCCTTCGCCGAGGAGGGCTGAGCCATGGCGGCGACCCGTATGACCCTGGTGGCGGCCCTCAACGAGGCGCTGCGGTCGGTCCTGGCGGACGACCCCAGGACGCTCGTCATGGGTGAGGACGTCGGCCGGCTCGGCGGGGTGTTCCGGGTGACCGACGGACTGCAGAAGGACTTCGGCGAGGGCCGCGTGATCGACACGCCGCTGGCCGAGTCCGGCATCGTCGGCACGGCGATCGGCCTGGCGCTGCGCGGCTACCGGCCGATCGTGGAGATCCAGTTCGACGGCTTCGTCTTCCCCGGGTACGACCAGATCGTCACCCAGCTCGCGAAGATGCACGCCCGCTCGCGGGGCCGGGTCCGGCTGCCCGTCGTGATCCGCATCCCCTACGGCGGCGGGATCGGCGCCGTGGAGCACCACTCGGAGTCGCCCGAGGCGCTGTTCGCGCATGTGGCGGGCGTGCGCGTGATGTCACCGGCGACGCCCGGCGACGCGTACTGGATGCTCCGGGAGGCGGTGCGCTGCGACGACCCGGTGATCTTCTTCGAGCCCAAGCGGCGCTACTACGACAAGGGCGAGGTCGACGTCGACCCGGCCGCCGGCGAGCGGCAGCCGCCCGCGCACACCGCCCGCGTGGTGCGGCCGGGCAGCGACCTCACCCTCGCCGCCTACGGGCCGATGGTGCGCACCTGCCTCGACGCGGCCGGGGTGGCCGCGGAGGAGGGCCGCGACCTGGAGGTCGTCGACCTGCGGTCGATCTCGCCGGTCGACTTCGACACCGTGGAGCGCTCGGTGCGCCGCACCGGGCGGCTCGTGGTCGCCCACGAGGCGCCGGTCTTCTTCGGCGCGGGCGCGGAGATCGCGGCCCATGTCGCCGAGCACTGCTTCTACCACCTGTCGGCGCCCGTCCTGCGGGTCGGCGCCTACCACACGCCCTATCCGCCCTCCCGGCTGGAGGAGGAGTACCTCCCCGGGATCGACCGCGTGCTCGACGCGGTCGACCAGGCGCTGGCCCACTGAGGAGCTCTGCTGACGATGACGGACACCCTTCAGCGCTACCGGGAGTTCCGGATGCCCGACGTGGGCGAGGGACTGCGGGACGCGGAGATCATCCGCTGGCTGGTCGCGCCCGGTGACACGGTCGACGACGGCCAGCCCGTGTGCGAGGTGGAGACGGCCAAGGCCAGTGTCGAACTGCCGGTGCCGTTCGCGGGCGTGGTGCGCGACCTGTGCTTCCCGGAGGGGGCCACGGTCGCCGTCGGCACGCCCATCATCACCGTCGACACCCTCCCGCGGGCCGCGGACGCCGAGGCCCCCGCGCAGGCCAGGCCCCCCGCGGACGCCGGTGACCCGCAGGGCCGCACGCCCGTGCTGGTCGGCTACGGCGCCGCTCCGGCGGCACCCGCCCGGCGGGCCCGGCGCCGGGCCGGCACCCCGGCCCCGGCCGCCCCAGTTACGGCCGCCCCGGCCGCGCCCGCCCTGCCGCTGGCCAAGCCGCCGGTGCGCAAGCTGGCCAAGGAGCTGGGCGTGGACCTGGCGGCGGTGGTGCCCACCGGGCCGCGCGGGGACATCACCCGCGCGGACGTCGAGGCCCTGGCCCCCGGCGGGGAGCGGCCGGACCTCTCCCCGGCGCCTCCCGCCCCGTCCGCGGAGGCGGCCGACGAGACCCGGATCCCGGTCACCGGCGTGCGCCGGGCCACCGCGCGCGCCATGGTGGCCAGTGCCTTCACCGCGCCGCATGTGACGGAGTTCGTCACCGTCGACGTCACCCGCACCATGAAGCTGATCGACCGGCTCAAGCGGCACCCGGACATGGCGGGGCGGCGGGTCGGCCCCCTGCTGCTGGCGGCGCGGGCGTTCACGCTGGCGGTGCGGCGCCATCCGGAGATCAACGCCTCGTGGGACGAGGAGCGCCAGGAGATCGTCCGCAAGCGCCGGATCAACCTGGGCATCGCGGCGGCCACGCCGCGCGGGCTGCTGGTGCCGGTCGTCGAGGACGCCGGCCACCGGACGCTGCCCGACCTCGCCACCGCCCTGGACGAGCTGGTGACCACCGCCCGCGAGGGCCGGACCCCGCCCGCCGCCCTGCGCGGCGGCACCGTGACGCTCACCAACATCGGCGTCTTCGGCGTCGACACCGGCACGCCGATCCTCAACCCGGGCGAGTCGGCCATCCTCGCCCTCGGCACCATCGCGCCGCGCCCCTGGGTGCACCGCGGCCGGGTCGTCCCGCGCCAGGTCACCACGCTGGCCCTCTCCTTCGACCACCGCCTGGTCGACGGCGATCTCGGCTCCCGTGTCCTGGCGGACACCGCGGCCCTGCTGCACGACCCGGACCTGCTCATCACCCGGGCCTGACGGACCCGGCGGCCAGCCCCGCCCGGCCGCCCGCGGCCGGCCTCGCGGACGCCGCCTCCCGCACGCCCCGCCCCGCGAACCCCCGCCCCGCGGACACCCCGGTCCGCGGGGGCCGACCGAACTCGACCGAAAACAGACCGCGCTCGACTGGACCCACCCGACCTCGACCGAAAGAGAACGACGATGTTGGACGCTCCCCGCCCGCCCGTCGCGCCGCCCTCGCCGGGCCCCGCCGCTCCGCCCGCCCGGATCGGGCTGTGCACGGCGGTGGTCGCGCTCGGCGGGCTGCTGTTCGGATTCGACACCGGGGTGATCTCGGGGGCGCTGCTGTTCATCCGTACCGACTTCGGCCTGAACTCGTTCGAGGAGGGCGCCGTGATCTCGGCGCTGCTGCTCGGCGCGGCCGTCGGCGCGCTGGGCAGCGGGCGCCCCGCGGACCGGTTCGGCCGCAAGAAGGTGCTGGTCGCGATCGCGCTGACCTTCACCGCGGGGCTGCTCGCCGCCGTCCTGGCCGACGGCTTCCCGGCCCTGGTGGCGGCCCGCGCGGTGCTCGGGCTCGCGGTGGGCAGCGCCTCCACCGTCGTCCCGCTGTACCTGGCCGAGATCGCCCCGCCGCGGCTGCGCGGACGGCTGGTCACCGCCAATCAGATCCTGCTGACGGTGGGCATCCTGGTGTCCTACCTCATCAACCTGGCCTACGCCGACAGCGCCGACTGGCGGGCCATGTTCGCCGTCGGGCTCATCCCGTCGGTCGCGATGGTGGTGGGCACCCTGGCGATCCCGGAGAGCCCCGAATGGCTGCGCACCCGCGCCACCGCGGGGGCCGCACCGGTCCCTCCCGCCCCCGGCCGGCGCCCCGCCC contains the following coding sequences:
- a CDS encoding alpha-ketoacid dehydrogenase subunit beta, which translates into the protein MAATRMTLVAALNEALRSVLADDPRTLVMGEDVGRLGGVFRVTDGLQKDFGEGRVIDTPLAESGIVGTAIGLALRGYRPIVEIQFDGFVFPGYDQIVTQLAKMHARSRGRVRLPVVIRIPYGGGIGAVEHHSESPEALFAHVAGVRVMSPATPGDAYWMLREAVRCDDPVIFFEPKRRYYDKGEVDVDPAAGERQPPAHTARVVRPGSDLTLAAYGPMVRTCLDAAGVAAEEGRDLEVVDLRSISPVDFDTVERSVRRTGRLVVAHEAPVFFGAGAEIAAHVAEHCFYHLSAPVLRVGAYHTPYPPSRLEEEYLPGIDRVLDAVDQALAH
- a CDS encoding dihydrolipoamide acetyltransferase family protein, giving the protein MTDTLQRYREFRMPDVGEGLRDAEIIRWLVAPGDTVDDGQPVCEVETAKASVELPVPFAGVVRDLCFPEGATVAVGTPIITVDTLPRAADAEAPAQARPPADAGDPQGRTPVLVGYGAAPAAPARRARRRAGTPAPAAPVTAAPAAPALPLAKPPVRKLAKELGVDLAAVVPTGPRGDITRADVEALAPGGERPDLSPAPPAPSAEAADETRIPVTGVRRATARAMVASAFTAPHVTEFVTVDVTRTMKLIDRLKRHPDMAGRRVGPLLLAARAFTLAVRRHPEINASWDEERQEIVRKRRINLGIAAATPRGLLVPVVEDAGHRTLPDLATALDELVTTAREGRTPPAALRGGTVTLTNIGVFGVDTGTPILNPGESAILALGTIAPRPWVHRGRVVPRQVTTLALSFDHRLVDGDLGSRVLADTAALLHDPDLLITRA
- the pdhA gene encoding pyruvate dehydrogenase (acetyl-transferring) E1 component subunit alpha; its protein translation is MAARGGRGQLHHEPADRARPRRQARLLAGEGRGRGDGRAEHRRHPVSGDGIRLLTPDGERVPHPDYPSDAGPEELRALYRDMALARRVDAEGVTLQRQGELGLWPSLLGQEAAQVGSVRALREGDRVFPSYREHAVALGRGVDPLALMRLFRGVDHGAWDPEAHDFHLYTLVIGSQTLHATGYACGMAKDGADAAVIVYFGDGATSQGDVSEAFNFAAVWDAPVVFFCQNNQWAISEPNERQTRVPLHQRAQGFGFPGVRVDGNDVLAVQAVTRAALDHARSGRGPFLIEAFTYRMGAHTTSDDPSRYRDAAEVESWRAKDPLLRLERLLRREGAADDAFFAEVAVAGEALAARVREGVRAMASPAPEEMFDHVYAEAHTGVDRERAAFAAYQAAFAEEG